The following are encoded in a window of Natrononativus amylolyticus genomic DNA:
- a CDS encoding ABC transporter ATP-binding protein, whose protein sequence is MDIDSDATAATLREVVFAYDREFDLPPPESFTDDAAYDPDERGGAILRGLDLEVAAGTFTVVMGASGGGKSTLLRTFNAIIPNFITGSFAGDVEVLGRDATAARVPEMAADVGMVLQDYEAQLFGTSVDSELAFGPENLAVPPEEIGPRTAHALEAVGLEELDRRRPPDALSGGQKQRLVFAGVVANQPELLLLDEPTSDLDPAGSHDTLEVIRSLAAHDGRSGPGGWEGPETIVMVTHEIEEALLADHVVLLRAGRVFRQGPAREVFTDSEALRTARVAVPPVVDVFDRLGWPREERPLFVDEAVPAVADSDLEWTPPAREGDTPIGAPAGTGIDPGDVVFDLKGVVHEYETDRETIRAVDDVDLTIHDGEVVAIVGHNGSGKTTLAKHLNGLLTPDAGSARWRGQEVGDRTMSEIGRSIGYVFQNPDHQIFADTVADEVAFGPENFGMAGEELEAAVSEALETVELDGLEEADPFTLSKGQRQRVALASILATDPEVIVFDEPTTGLDATQRARFMDLVARLNREQGLTVVMVTHSMHTVARYAPRTVVMADGEKVFDGATRELFADESLLGRWELEPPQPVALSNRLARQSGQSDALPALSVAEVVEALGGTDTPSEETDEPRGARRSEPPLGEGLGGEES, encoded by the coding sequence ATGGACATCGACTCTGACGCGACGGCGGCCACGCTCCGGGAGGTGGTCTTCGCGTACGACCGGGAGTTCGACCTTCCGCCCCCCGAGTCGTTCACCGACGACGCGGCCTACGACCCCGATGAGCGGGGTGGGGCGATCCTGCGGGGGCTCGACCTCGAGGTCGCCGCGGGGACGTTCACAGTCGTGATGGGCGCCAGCGGCGGGGGGAAATCGACACTGTTGCGGACGTTCAATGCGATCATCCCCAACTTCATCACCGGCTCCTTCGCCGGCGACGTCGAAGTGCTCGGCCGGGACGCAACCGCCGCACGCGTCCCCGAGATGGCCGCCGACGTCGGCATGGTGCTTCAGGACTACGAGGCACAACTGTTCGGGACGAGCGTCGATAGCGAACTCGCCTTCGGCCCCGAGAACCTCGCGGTCCCACCCGAAGAAATCGGCCCGCGGACCGCCCATGCCCTCGAGGCCGTCGGTCTCGAGGAGCTCGATCGCCGACGGCCGCCGGACGCGCTCTCCGGCGGGCAGAAACAGCGTCTCGTCTTCGCGGGCGTCGTCGCCAACCAGCCCGAGTTACTCTTACTCGACGAGCCGACGAGCGACCTCGACCCGGCCGGAAGCCACGACACCCTGGAGGTGATCCGCTCTCTCGCCGCCCACGACGGGAGGAGTGGGCCGGGTGGGTGGGAGGGCCCGGAGACGATCGTCATGGTTACCCATGAGATCGAGGAAGCGCTACTGGCCGATCACGTCGTGCTGTTGCGGGCTGGCCGGGTGTTCCGGCAGGGACCTGCCCGGGAGGTGTTCACCGACTCCGAAGCGCTGCGCACCGCCCGCGTCGCCGTCCCCCCGGTTGTCGACGTATTCGACCGCCTCGGCTGGCCCCGTGAGGAACGCCCGCTGTTCGTCGACGAGGCAGTCCCCGCGGTCGCCGACAGCGACCTCGAGTGGACGCCCCCCGCGAGGGAAGGAGACACCCCGATCGGCGCCCCTGCCGGAACCGGGATCGATCCCGGCGACGTCGTCTTCGACCTCAAGGGGGTCGTCCACGAGTACGAGACCGACCGCGAGACGATCCGCGCGGTCGACGACGTCGACCTCACGATCCACGACGGAGAGGTCGTCGCGATCGTCGGCCACAACGGCAGCGGAAAGACGACGCTCGCGAAGCACCTCAACGGACTGCTCACCCCTGATGCGGGCAGCGCGCGTTGGCGGGGCCAAGAGGTCGGTGACCGCACGATGAGCGAGATCGGGCGATCGATCGGCTACGTCTTCCAGAATCCGGATCACCAGATCTTCGCCGACACCGTCGCCGACGAGGTTGCCTTCGGCCCCGAGAACTTCGGGATGGCCGGCGAGGAACTCGAGGCTGCCGTCTCCGAGGCGCTCGAAACGGTCGAACTCGACGGGCTCGAGGAGGCGGATCCGTTTACCCTCTCGAAGGGCCAGCGCCAGCGGGTCGCCCTGGCGTCGATCCTGGCGACCGATCCCGAGGTGATCGTCTTCGACGAGCCGACGACCGGCCTCGATGCGACCCAACGCGCGAGATTCATGGATCTCGTTGCCCGGCTCAACCGCGAGCAGGGGCTCACTGTCGTAATGGTTACCCACAGTATGCACACCGTCGCGCGCTACGCGCCCCGGACGGTCGTGATGGCCGACGGAGAAAAGGTGTTCGACGGCGCGACGCGGGAACTGTTCGCCGACGAGTCGCTGCTCGGCCGCTGGGAACTCGAGCCGCCCCAGCCGGTCGCCCTTTCGAACCGACTGGCCCGCCAGAGCGGCCAGTCGGACGCTCTCCCCGCCCTCTCGGTCGCCGAAGTCGTCGAGGCACTCGGAGGAACGGACACGCCCAGCGAGGAGACAGACGAGCCGCGGGGGGCCAGACGGTCCGAACCACCGCTTGGTGAGGGTCTCGGGGGTGAGGAGTCGTGA
- a CDS encoding energy-coupling factor transporter transmembrane component T family protein, whose translation MSASPSLYVDRETVLHRLNARSKLALITGVFVAAYVFGDPRWVFVPLAATFLALVAVGGWPNFKRLSFIVVALFLIGFAVWPAFTHGGGATLLETPLGTLTEREVLFALGRSERIAAFIVGGLLFVTTTSNEEIVAGMRSLGLPYAFCFAVGTALRLFPTFLGSANTVRQAQAARGHEPGGRNPVTLLRSYIPLMIPVFMTAIRNVQTQAMALEARGFDTRGERSFYNEQPFTAADWATAGFGVALAVGSVALRLQGYGTV comes from the coding sequence GTGAGCGCCTCACCGTCGCTGTACGTCGACCGGGAGACGGTCCTCCACCGGCTCAACGCCCGCTCGAAGCTCGCGCTCATCACGGGCGTGTTCGTGGCGGCGTACGTCTTCGGCGACCCGCGCTGGGTGTTCGTCCCGCTTGCGGCGACGTTTCTCGCACTCGTGGCCGTCGGTGGCTGGCCGAACTTCAAGCGACTGTCGTTCATCGTCGTCGCACTCTTCCTGATCGGCTTCGCCGTCTGGCCGGCGTTCACCCACGGGGGTGGTGCAACGCTCCTCGAGACGCCTTTGGGCACCCTCACCGAACGAGAGGTGCTGTTCGCGCTCGGGCGCTCCGAGCGGATCGCCGCGTTCATCGTCGGCGGCCTGCTGTTCGTCACCACCACCTCCAACGAGGAGATCGTCGCCGGAATGCGCTCGCTCGGCCTGCCCTACGCGTTCTGTTTCGCCGTCGGCACCGCGCTGCGGCTGTTCCCGACGTTCCTGGGGTCTGCCAACACGGTCCGACAGGCTCAGGCCGCCCGCGGCCACGAACCCGGCGGACGCAACCCCGTCACCCTGCTGCGGAGTTACATCCCGCTCATGATTCCCGTGTTCATGACCGCGATTCGGAACGTCCAGACCCAGGCGATGGCCCTCGAGGCCCGCGGGTTCGACACGCGGGGCGAGCGCTCGTTCTACAACGAACAGCCGTTCACGGCGGCCGACTGGGCGACAGCCGGGTTCGGTGTCGCGCTCGCAGTCGGTTCGGTCGCGCTTCGCCTTCAGGGGTACGGGACGGTCTAG
- a CDS encoding adenosylhomocysteinase, with amino-acid sequence MTDDTDPLAWTRDYTPILRSLAAEYGETQPLAGYSVALASHLEQKTGVLVETLRDAGATVLVTGSEPHSTKATVVDALRDQDGIETFVEAGMSDEEWAAGQHELLEREPDFILDDGCELIAKVHADHPEIAETVLGGGEQTTAGITRLEAMEADDVLSFPVYGVNDTPMKHYFDNVHGTGESSLSNVMITTNTMLSGKTVVVAGYGYCGRGIARKARGMGAQTIVTEVDPRKALEAHMDGHRLAPMAEAVREADYVITSTGNRDVVRGEHLEALPDGVILANAGHFDVEIVVADIEAAADRVTEPRDGVTRYHLPDGRRINVLADGRLVNLTGPHSNGHPAEVMDTTFAMMFEAARDMIAGEGRDLTPGLYAMPDRLDRAVANRKLETLDAEIDDLTEHQREYYEDWEHADSAF; translated from the coding sequence ATGACGGACGACACCGATCCGCTCGCATGGACGCGCGACTACACTCCGATTCTCCGATCGCTGGCCGCCGAGTACGGCGAGACGCAGCCGCTGGCCGGCTACAGCGTTGCACTGGCCTCCCACCTCGAGCAAAAGACGGGCGTGCTGGTCGAGACGCTTCGGGACGCCGGCGCGACGGTACTCGTCACCGGAAGCGAGCCCCACAGCACGAAGGCGACGGTCGTCGACGCCCTCCGCGACCAGGACGGCATCGAAACGTTCGTCGAGGCCGGGATGAGCGACGAGGAGTGGGCCGCCGGTCAACACGAGCTGCTCGAGCGCGAACCGGATTTCATCCTCGACGACGGCTGTGAGCTGATCGCGAAGGTCCACGCCGACCACCCTGAAATCGCGGAAACGGTGCTCGGCGGCGGCGAGCAGACGACCGCTGGCATCACCCGCCTCGAGGCGATGGAGGCCGACGACGTGCTCTCGTTTCCCGTCTACGGCGTCAACGACACGCCGATGAAACACTACTTCGACAACGTCCACGGCACCGGGGAGTCCTCGCTGTCGAACGTGATGATCACGACGAACACGATGCTCTCGGGGAAGACCGTCGTCGTCGCCGGCTACGGCTACTGCGGGCGCGGCATCGCCCGGAAAGCCAGGGGGATGGGCGCCCAGACGATCGTCACCGAGGTCGACCCGCGCAAGGCGCTCGAAGCCCACATGGACGGCCACCGCCTCGCACCGATGGCCGAGGCCGTCCGCGAGGCCGACTACGTGATCACTTCCACCGGGAACCGCGACGTCGTTCGCGGCGAGCACCTCGAGGCGCTACCCGACGGGGTGATCCTCGCGAACGCCGGCCACTTCGACGTCGAGATCGTCGTCGCGGACATCGAGGCGGCCGCCGACCGGGTCACCGAACCGCGCGACGGCGTCACCCGCTATCACCTCCCCGACGGTCGTCGGATCAACGTCCTCGCAGACGGCCGTCTCGTCAACCTCACCGGCCCGCACAGCAACGGCCACCCCGCCGAGGTGATGGATACGACGTTCGCAATGATGTTCGAAGCGGCCCGTGATATGATAGCGGGCGAGGGAAGAGACCTGACACCGGGACTGTATGCGATGCCCGACCGCCTCGATCGGGCCGTCGCCAACCGCAAGCTCGAGACGCTCGACGCCGAAATCGACGATCTCACCGAACACCAGCGCGAGTACTACGAGGACTGGGAGCACGCTGATAGCGCGTTTTGA
- a CDS encoding alpha/beta fold hydrolase, protein MGETTPPDTTEELELHRAVSDDGTQIVGHVYGHGPPLVLVHAGLGDGVLDWDAAMPFLSDRFACYLMSTRGRGSSGNHPNQSPEQYVEDVVAFVESLGEPVGLAGASGGTMFALGAAAQSKAVAAVAACDPLAFELLTEEDEARLHDRTHAIRNDDDTDIAVVRERKSPDVSRCRNSGPCSTPR, encoded by the coding sequence ATGGGGGAAACAACTCCACCAGATACGACCGAGGAGTTAGAACTTCACCGAGCTGTATCGGATGACGGTACCCAGATAGTCGGTCACGTATATGGGCACGGCCCACCGCTCGTGCTCGTCCACGCCGGTCTCGGCGACGGCGTCCTCGACTGGGACGCTGCGATGCCGTTCCTCAGCGACCGATTCGCCTGCTATCTGATGAGCACGCGCGGACGGGGATCGAGTGGTAACCACCCTAACCAGTCACCTGAGCAGTACGTAGAGGATGTAGTAGCGTTCGTAGAGAGTCTCGGCGAACCGGTGGGTCTGGCAGGAGCTTCAGGGGGAACCATGTTCGCACTTGGCGCTGCTGCCCAAAGCAAGGCGGTCGCCGCTGTGGCAGCCTGCGATCCGCTCGCGTTCGAGTTGCTTACCGAGGAGGACGAGGCGCGCCTTCACGATCGAACCCACGCGATTCGAAACGATGACGACACCGACATTGCTGTTGTCCGGGAGCGAAAGTCCCCAGATGTATCGCGATGCCGTAACAGCGGTCCATGCAGCACTCCCAGATAG
- a CDS encoding nitrilase-related carbon-nitrogen hydrolase, with protein MTRTSSLRRECAVLAVTAAWRTAFFDWRLLGRARAHAGRYYVVAANHAGDQPGRHHANHSLVAGPDGQIRAETEWSAAAASACVAVDDLECERNPVRQTRLSRGDWRRDEGAQSEHDSHDGNRM; from the coding sequence TTGACGCGCACCTCATCGCTTCGTCGCGAGTGTGCCGTCCTCGCGGTGACTGCCGCCTGGCGCACGGCGTTTTTCGACTGGCGGCTCCTGGGGCGAGCGCGTGCCCACGCCGGACGCTATTACGTCGTGGCCGCGAATCACGCCGGCGACCAACCCGGCCGTCACCACGCCAACCACAGCCTCGTCGCCGGACCCGATGGGCAGATTCGTGCGGAGACGGAGTGGTCGGCGGCAGCCGCAAGCGCCTGCGTCGCTGTGGACGACCTCGAGTGCGAGCGAAATCCGGTTCGCCAGACGCGTCTCTCCCGTGGCGACTGGCGACGAGACGAGGGGGCGCAGAGCGAGCACGATTCACACGACGGCAATCGAATGTGA
- a CDS encoding DUF7509 family protein, whose translation MSGAIARDLIAGQLGDVQYDRFLLYLMGPYKSFNLNYVLTEEERRGIDVDELPGPLRALFQHRDEIDEAKAMLRRVQGALRTDPGVNAFLAVDVNLDTDEVDAVTQSIEYARRANATVFVVPFLGHNFGVGEEAGSVLETIADTHGERIVFVHEAAVTSEMIRSARTRWDLRIETYETEAELVDTVRRFVVTTMNREQFGDLERLE comes from the coding sequence ATGTCCGGGGCGATCGCACGCGATCTCATCGCGGGGCAGCTCGGTGACGTCCAGTACGACCGGTTTCTCCTCTACCTGATGGGGCCGTACAAGTCGTTCAACCTCAACTATGTGTTGACTGAGGAGGAACGCCGGGGGATCGACGTCGACGAACTCCCGGGCCCGCTCCGGGCACTTTTCCAGCATCGAGACGAGATCGACGAGGCGAAGGCGATGCTTCGGCGTGTGCAGGGAGCGCTCCGAACCGACCCCGGCGTGAACGCGTTCCTGGCGGTCGACGTCAACCTCGATACTGACGAGGTGGACGCAGTCACCCAAAGCATCGAGTACGCCCGCCGAGCGAACGCGACGGTGTTTGTCGTTCCGTTTCTCGGTCACAACTTCGGCGTTGGTGAGGAGGCTGGGAGCGTCCTCGAGACGATCGCCGACACCCACGGCGAGCGAATCGTCTTCGTCCACGAGGCCGCGGTCACCAGCGAGATGATCCGGTCGGCGCGCACCCGCTGGGATCTCCGTATCGAAACCTACGAAACGGAAGCCGAGCTGGTCGACACGGTGCGACGGTTCGTCGTGACGACGATGAACCGCGAACAGTTCGGCGACTTGGAACGCCTCGAGTAG
- a CDS encoding winged helix-turn-helix domain-containing protein: MGTKHTRIDADAPEDPADLLPDSSVLSLEEYLEMQAAIGNRTRFEIVYRLSHAAELTPTELEAAMEVDDSTLHYHLNKLRDVGLIEKRARTERDSDGLYTYYRATVLGDVILEHGLEELLRREWAFEEAYDSDRTTDKSARD, translated from the coding sequence ATGGGGACGAAACACACGCGAATCGACGCCGATGCGCCGGAGGATCCAGCGGACCTCCTCCCCGACTCGAGCGTGCTCTCGCTCGAGGAGTACCTCGAGATGCAGGCGGCGATCGGCAACCGGACCCGCTTCGAGATCGTCTACCGACTGTCACACGCCGCGGAGTTGACGCCGACCGAACTCGAGGCGGCGATGGAGGTGGATGACAGCACCCTCCACTACCACCTCAACAAACTGCGTGACGTCGGCCTCATCGAGAAACGCGCCCGCACGGAACGGGACAGCGACGGCCTCTACACCTACTACCGGGCGACCGTCCTCGGCGACGTCATCCTCGAACACGGCCTCGAGGAGCTCCTGCGCCGGGAGTGGGCGTTCGAAGAGGCCTACGATAGCGACCGGACGACGGATAAGTCAGCGCGGGATTGA
- the tnpA gene encoding IS200/IS605 family transposase — MEATRSNHTVYNIKYHFVWCPRYRHSFLDHVAEILESEFHAIIERNDYELRSLHISPDHVHVFLGAHPKHSPSEIVSRLKSVTARRLWSEYPEVMRSLYWGGGCWERSFYVGTAGEVSRETIEQYINRSEHV, encoded by the coding sequence ATGGAGGCGACTCGCTCAAACCACACAGTGTACAATATCAAATATCATTTCGTGTGGTGCCCTCGGTATCGGCACTCGTTTCTCGACCACGTTGCAGAGATATTGGAATCTGAGTTCCATGCAATTATCGAGCGGAACGACTACGAGTTGCGGTCGTTGCATATCTCACCTGACCACGTTCATGTGTTCCTGGGAGCGCATCCGAAACACTCACCGAGCGAAATCGTGTCGAGATTGAAGAGCGTGACGGCACGGAGATTGTGGTCAGAATACCCCGAGGTGATGCGGTCGTTGTACTGGGGTGGTGGGTGTTGGGAACGGTCGTTCTACGTGGGGACGGCAGGTGAGGTAAGTCGAGAGACGATTGAACAGTACATTAACCGCAGTGAGCATGTGTAG
- a CDS encoding helix-turn-helix domain-containing protein, producing the protein MATEATFTVPADEFPLGTVFEQLPDVTVTLERIIPAQDVIVPYFWVRGTVVDDIEEAFTDHPGVEAIRLVDSVEDEYLLRVEWTLEYSGILSTLAKTEIPLIKAVGTTQQWTFDVRGDDRNDIAAFQQRCRELEIPVTLTKLHALTPVETGTETALTNPQQEALVLAYDCGYFESPREVTMEELGTELGISQQAVASRLRRGTKQILGSTLSETERPN; encoded by the coding sequence ATGGCTACTGAAGCGACATTTACGGTTCCCGCAGATGAGTTCCCCCTGGGAACTGTGTTTGAGCAGTTGCCCGATGTAACGGTCACACTGGAGCGAATTATCCCCGCTCAGGACGTGATCGTCCCATATTTCTGGGTGCGGGGGACTGTCGTTGATGATATTGAGGAGGCGTTTACCGACCATCCCGGCGTCGAAGCCATTCGCCTTGTTGACTCCGTTGAGGACGAGTATCTGTTGCGCGTCGAGTGGACGCTGGAGTATTCCGGCATTCTCAGCACACTGGCGAAGACGGAGATTCCCCTCATCAAAGCCGTTGGTACGACCCAGCAATGGACGTTCGATGTACGTGGCGACGATCGAAACGACATCGCGGCCTTCCAGCAACGCTGTCGAGAGCTAGAGATCCCGGTCACGCTGACGAAACTGCACGCGCTCACGCCGGTCGAGACGGGAACCGAGACAGCCCTTACTAACCCGCAGCAAGAGGCACTGGTGCTCGCCTACGATTGCGGCTACTTTGAGTCTCCACGCGAGGTGACGATGGAAGAGCTCGGCACCGAACTCGGAATTTCCCAGCAAGCCGTCGCGTCCCGACTTCGGCGCGGAACCAAGCAGATTCTTGGGAGTACGCTTTCCGAAACAGAACGGCCAAACTGA